The following proteins come from a genomic window of Pseudomonas sp. J452:
- a CDS encoding methyl-accepting chemotaxis protein — MHSTRFSDIHEIPPKAFSPAALALQIVPWLLIGAALWGGLPLWIAVPCGAILSLGLLPALATATHWQALIQPRPSIPTTPDWLPPLAADLSSHSATQLQQLEQLQQQLHAHDSVQHQHWQQLTEQLAEQRTQAAHLLAPIQTTATQAALPGSEAALTSLTASLQQSRQQAGELASQMRQVTTQAEAILRASDDMDSIAKQTNLLALNAAIEAARAGDSGRGFAVVADEVRALSSRSADFSQEIRRTVLGMRDDLQRADQHACSLAEADQSAVEDARLQIAEHIATLAQQHSQALDAAAQLEQLLQASADQANAINLPPLDTSAMTELQQHGQALGQLAEQLQQRSADAG, encoded by the coding sequence ATGCACAGCACGCGCTTTTCCGATATCCACGAGATTCCACCGAAAGCCTTCAGCCCGGCCGCCCTGGCGTTGCAGATCGTGCCCTGGCTGCTGATCGGCGCGGCGCTCTGGGGCGGTCTGCCGCTGTGGATTGCCGTGCCCTGCGGCGCCATCCTCAGCCTCGGCCTGTTGCCGGCACTGGCCACGGCGACCCACTGGCAGGCGCTGATACAACCGCGCCCCAGCATCCCCACCACGCCCGACTGGCTGCCGCCGCTGGCCGCCGACCTGAGCAGCCATAGCGCCACCCAGCTGCAGCAGCTGGAGCAGTTGCAACAGCAGCTGCACGCCCATGACTCCGTTCAGCATCAGCACTGGCAGCAATTGACCGAGCAACTGGCCGAGCAGCGCACACAAGCCGCGCACCTGCTGGCGCCGATCCAGACCACTGCCACCCAGGCCGCGCTACCAGGCAGCGAAGCAGCCCTCACCAGCCTGACCGCCAGCCTGCAGCAAAGCCGCCAGCAGGCCGGCGAACTGGCCAGCCAGATGCGCCAGGTCACCACCCAGGCCGAGGCGATCCTGCGCGCCAGCGATGACATGGACTCGATTGCCAAGCAGACCAACCTGCTCGCTCTGAATGCTGCCATCGAGGCCGCGCGAGCGGGCGACAGCGGACGCGGCTTCGCCGTGGTCGCCGACGAGGTGCGCGCCCTGTCCAGCCGTTCAGCCGACTTCTCCCAGGAGATCCGCCGTACCGTGCTCGGCATGCGCGACGATCTGCAGCGCGCCGACCAACACGCCTGCAGCCTGGCCGAGGCCGATCAGTCAGCTGTCGAGGACGCCCGCCTGCAGATTGCCGAACACATCGCCACGCTCGCTCAGCAGCACAGCCAGGCCCTGGATGCCGCCGCCCAGCTGGAGCAACTGCTGCAGGCAAGCGCCGACCAGGCCAACGCCATCAACCTGCCGCCGCTGGATACCAGCGCCATGACTGAGCTGCAGCAACACGGCCAGGCACTCGGGCAACTGGCCGAGCAGTTGCAGCAAAGGTCGGCGGACGCCGGTTAA
- the aceE gene encoding pyruvate dehydrogenase (acetyl-transferring), homodimeric type, which produces MQDLDPVETQEWLDALESVLDQEGEKRAHYLLTRMGELATRSGTQLPYAITTPYRNTIPVGHEARMPGDLFMERRIRSLVRWNALAMVMRTNLKDPDLGGHISSFASSATLYDIGFNYFFQAPTDEHGGDLIFFQGHASPGVYARAFMEGRISEEQMNNFRQEVDGKGLSSYPHPWLMPDFWQFPTVSMGLGPIQAIYQARFMKYLESRGFIPAGKQKVWCFMGDGECDEPESLGAISLAGREKLDNLIFVINCNLQRLDGPVRGNGKIIQELEGVFRGAEWNVNKVIWGRFWDPLLAKDVDGILQRRMDEVVDGDYQNYKAKDGAFVREHFFNSPELKEMVKDLSDQEIWNLNRGGHDPYKMYAAYHQAVNHQGQPTVVLAKTIKGYGTGAGEAKNTAHNTKKVDVDSLKKFRDRFDIPVKDDELENLPFVKPEPGSAEARYLQERRDKLGGFVPQRRAESFSIPTPPLETLKAILDGTGDRDISTTMAFVRILSQLVKDKELGQRIVPIVPDEARTFGMEGMFRQLGIYSSVGQLYEPVDKDQVMFYREDKKGQILEEGINEAGAMSSWIAAGTSYSTHNQPMLPFYIFYSMFGFQRIGDLAWAAGDSRARGFLIGGTAGRTTLNGEGLQHEDGHSHILAATIPNCRTFDPTYAYELAVIIRHGIKAMTEEQQNVFYYITVMNEAYAQPAMPEGVEDGIIKGMYLLEEDKKEAAHHVQLLGSGTILREVREAAKILRDEFNIGADVWSVPSFNELRRDGLAVERWNRLHPGQKPQQSYVEQCLSGRKGPVVASTDYMKLFAEQIRQWVPSKEYKVLGTDGFGRSDSRQKLRHFFEVDRYWVALTALEALAERGEIDAKVVAEAIVKFGFNPDKANPLDC; this is translated from the coding sequence ATGCAAGACCTTGATCCCGTCGAAACCCAGGAGTGGCTGGACGCCCTGGAATCCGTTCTCGACCAAGAGGGCGAGAAACGCGCCCACTACCTGCTGACCCGCATGGGTGAACTGGCCACCCGCAGCGGCACTCAGCTGCCCTATGCGATCACCACGCCCTACCGCAACACCATCCCGGTCGGCCATGAGGCACGCATGCCCGGCGACCTGTTCATGGAGCGGCGGATCCGCTCGCTGGTGCGCTGGAACGCGCTGGCCATGGTGATGCGCACCAACCTGAAAGACCCGGACCTGGGCGGCCACATCTCCAGCTTCGCCTCCAGCGCCACGCTGTACGACATCGGCTTCAACTACTTCTTCCAGGCGCCGACCGACGAGCACGGCGGCGACCTGATCTTCTTCCAGGGCCACGCCTCGCCCGGCGTCTACGCCCGCGCCTTCATGGAAGGGCGCATCAGCGAAGAACAGATGAACAACTTCCGCCAGGAAGTGGACGGCAAGGGCCTGTCTTCCTACCCGCACCCCTGGCTGATGCCGGACTTCTGGCAGTTCCCCACCGTGTCCATGGGACTCGGTCCGATCCAGGCGATCTACCAGGCGCGCTTCATGAAGTACCTGGAAAGCCGCGGTTTCATCCCGGCTGGCAAGCAGAAGGTCTGGTGCTTCATGGGTGACGGCGAGTGCGACGAGCCGGAATCCCTCGGCGCCATCTCCCTGGCCGGCCGCGAGAAACTGGACAACCTGATCTTTGTCATCAACTGCAACCTGCAGCGCCTGGACGGCCCGGTGCGCGGCAACGGCAAGATCATCCAGGAGCTGGAAGGCGTGTTCCGCGGCGCCGAATGGAACGTCAACAAAGTGATCTGGGGCCGCTTCTGGGACCCGCTGCTGGCCAAGGACGTCGACGGCATCCTGCAACGGCGCATGGATGAGGTGGTCGACGGCGACTACCAGAACTACAAGGCCAAAGACGGCGCCTTCGTCCGCGAGCACTTCTTCAACAGCCCTGAGCTGAAGGAGATGGTCAAGGATCTTTCCGACCAGGAAATCTGGAACCTCAACCGCGGCGGCCACGACCCCTACAAGATGTATGCGGCCTACCACCAGGCGGTCAACCATCAGGGCCAGCCGACCGTGGTGCTGGCCAAGACCATCAAGGGCTATGGCACCGGCGCCGGCGAGGCGAAGAACACCGCGCACAACACCAAGAAGGTCGATGTCGACAGCCTGAAGAAATTCCGCGACCGCTTCGACATCCCGGTCAAGGACGACGAGTTGGAGAACCTGCCCTTCGTCAAACCCGAGCCGGGCAGCGCCGAAGCGCGCTATCTACAGGAACGCCGCGACAAGCTCGGCGGCTTCGTGCCGCAGCGTCGGGCAGAGAGCTTCAGCATCCCCACCCCGCCGCTGGAGACCCTCAAGGCCATCCTCGACGGCACCGGCGACCGCGACATTTCCACCACCATGGCCTTCGTGCGCATCCTCTCGCAGCTGGTCAAGGACAAGGAACTGGGCCAGCGCATCGTGCCCATCGTGCCGGACGAGGCGCGCACCTTCGGCATGGAAGGCATGTTCCGCCAACTCGGCATCTACTCCTCGGTCGGCCAGCTGTACGAGCCAGTCGACAAGGACCAGGTGATGTTCTACCGCGAGGACAAGAAGGGCCAGATCCTCGAGGAAGGCATCAACGAGGCCGGCGCCATGTCCAGCTGGATCGCCGCCGGCACCTCGTACTCCACGCACAACCAGCCGATGCTGCCGTTCTACATCTTCTATTCGATGTTCGGTTTCCAGCGCATCGGCGACCTGGCCTGGGCCGCCGGCGACAGCCGCGCCCGTGGCTTCCTGATCGGCGGCACCGCCGGGCGCACCACGCTGAACGGCGAAGGCCTGCAGCATGAGGACGGCCATAGCCACATCCTCGCCGCGACCATCCCCAACTGCCGCACCTTCGACCCGACCTATGCCTACGAACTGGCGGTGATCATCCGTCACGGCATCAAGGCGATGACCGAAGAGCAGCAGAACGTCTTCTACTACATCACCGTGATGAACGAAGCCTACGCCCAGCCGGCCATGCCGGAAGGGGTCGAGGACGGCATCATCAAGGGCATGTACCTGCTCGAGGAAGACAAGAAGGAAGCCGCCCACCACGTGCAACTGCTGGGCAGCGGCACCATCCTGCGCGAAGTGCGCGAGGCGGCGAAGATCCTGCGCGACGAGTTCAACATCGGCGCCGATGTGTGGAGCGTACCGAGCTTCAACGAGCTGCGCCGCGACGGCCTGGCCGTGGAGCGCTGGAACCGCCTGCACCCGGGGCAGAAGCCGCAGCAGAGCTATGTCGAGCAGTGTCTGTCCGGGCGCAAGGGCCCGGTGGTGGCCAGCACCGACTACATGAAGCTGTTCGCCGAGCAAATTCGCCAGTGGGTGCCGAGCAAGGAATACAAGGTCCTCGGCACCGACGGCTTCGGCCGCAGCGACTCGCGGCAGAAACTGCGCCACTTCTTCGAGGTGGACCGCTACTGGGTCGCGCTGACTGCCCTGGAAGCCCTGGCCGAGCGCGGCGAGATCGACGCCAAGGTGGTGGCCGAGGCCATCGTCAAGTTCGGGTTCAACCCCGACAAAGCCAACCCGCTGGATTGCTGA
- the msrA gene encoding peptide-methionine (S)-S-oxide reductase MsrA: MVLRSQILAHKLELPTAEQALPGRATPMPVPAQHFVNGNPLQPPFPAGLQQAVFALGCFWGAERRFWQQPGVWSTAVGYAGGHTPNPSYDEVCSGLTGHTEVVLVVFDPQQTSYDALLKVFWEAHNPTQGMRQGNDVGTQYRSAIYCSDDAQLQAAEVSQVMFQGQLERAGFGPITTEIAEAPTFYYAEAYHQQYLAKNPGGYCGLGGTGVCLPA; this comes from the coding sequence ATGGTCCTGCGCTCGCAAATCCTTGCTCACAAGCTCGAACTGCCGACGGCCGAACAGGCCCTGCCCGGTCGCGCCACGCCCATGCCGGTGCCGGCCCAGCACTTCGTCAACGGCAACCCGCTGCAGCCGCCCTTCCCCGCCGGCCTGCAGCAGGCGGTGTTCGCCCTCGGCTGCTTCTGGGGCGCCGAGCGGCGCTTCTGGCAGCAACCGGGGGTGTGGAGTACAGCAGTCGGCTATGCCGGCGGACATACACCGAACCCGAGCTATGACGAAGTCTGCTCCGGCCTGACCGGCCATACCGAAGTGGTGCTGGTGGTCTTCGACCCGCAGCAGACCAGCTATGACGCCCTGCTCAAGGTGTTCTGGGAAGCGCACAACCCGACCCAGGGCATGCGCCAGGGCAACGATGTCGGCACCCAGTACCGCTCGGCCATCTACTGCAGCGACGATGCCCAGCTGCAGGCGGCGGAAGTCAGCCAGGTGATGTTCCAGGGCCAGCTGGAGCGCGCCGGCTTCGGCCCCATCACCACCGAAATCGCCGAGGCGCCGACCTTCTATTACGCCGAGGCCTACCACCAGCAGTACCTGGCGAAAAATCCCGGCGGCTACTGTGGGTTGGGCGGCACCGGCGTGTGCCTGCCCGCCTAA
- the aceF gene encoding dihydrolipoyllysine-residue acetyltransferase: MSELIRVPDIGSGEGEVIELLVKVGDRIEADQSLLTLESDKASMEIPAPRAGVITALKVKLGDKLKTGDELLELDSADAAVAAPAPATTAPAEAAPAAPAPTPAPAAAPATESVQDVQVPDIGSAGKAKVIEVLVKAGDVISAEQSLITLESDKASMEIPAPAAGTVEAVLVQLGADVGTGDLIIKLRVAGAAPTAPAAPAPAPAASAPVHTTPAGAAPAVAAEVGAIAALSAAAAAVTAPVRDGSKVHAGPAVRMTAREFGVDLAAISGSGPKGRILKEDVQAYVQAMLKKAKEAPAAGASGGAGIPPIPIVDFSKFGAIEEVPMTRLMQVGASNLHRSWLNVPHVTQFDNADITELEAFRVAQKAVAEKAGVKLTVLPLLLKACAYLLRELPDFNSSLAPSGKALIRKKYVHIGFAVDTPDGLLVPVIRDVDQKSLLQLAAEAAELAEKARTKKLSVDAMQGACFTISSLGHIGGTGFTPIVNAPEVAILGVSKATMQPVWDGKAFQPRLTLPLSLSYDHRVINGAAAARFTKRLGEVLGDIRTMLL; the protein is encoded by the coding sequence ATGAGTGAATTGATTCGCGTGCCCGACATCGGCAGTGGCGAGGGTGAAGTGATCGAACTGCTGGTCAAGGTCGGCGACCGTATCGAAGCCGATCAGAGCCTGCTGACCCTGGAGTCGGACAAGGCCAGCATGGAAATCCCCGCGCCACGCGCCGGGGTCATCACCGCCCTGAAGGTCAAGCTGGGCGACAAACTGAAAACCGGCGACGAATTGCTGGAGCTGGACAGCGCGGACGCTGCAGTAGCGGCGCCAGCACCTGCAACCACAGCTCCGGCAGAAGCCGCACCCGCAGCCCCAGCACCTACACCAGCTCCCGCAGCGGCACCCGCCACCGAAAGCGTGCAGGACGTGCAGGTGCCGGACATCGGCTCGGCCGGCAAGGCCAAGGTTATCGAGGTGCTGGTCAAGGCCGGCGACGTGATCAGCGCCGAGCAGTCGCTAATCACCCTGGAGTCGGACAAGGCCAGCATGGAAATCCCCGCGCCGGCTGCCGGCACCGTGGAAGCCGTGCTGGTGCAGCTGGGCGCCGACGTCGGCACCGGCGACCTGATTATCAAACTGCGCGTGGCCGGTGCTGCACCGACGGCCCCTGCAGCGCCAGCCCCAGCTCCCGCAGCCTCGGCGCCGGTACACACCACCCCAGCCGGCGCCGCTCCGGCCGTGGCCGCGGAAGTCGGCGCGATCGCCGCCCTGTCTGCCGCCGCAGCCGCGGTCACCGCGCCGGTGCGTGACGGCAGCAAGGTGCATGCCGGCCCTGCCGTGCGCATGACCGCCCGCGAGTTCGGCGTCGACCTGGCCGCCATCAGCGGCAGCGGGCCGAAAGGCCGCATCCTCAAGGAAGACGTGCAGGCCTATGTACAGGCCATGCTGAAGAAGGCCAAGGAAGCGCCGGCTGCCGGCGCTTCCGGCGGCGCCGGCATCCCGCCGATTCCGATCGTTGACTTCAGCAAGTTCGGCGCAATCGAAGAAGTGCCGATGACCCGCCTGATGCAGGTCGGCGCCAGCAACCTGCACCGCAGCTGGCTCAACGTGCCGCACGTGACCCAGTTCGACAACGCCGACATCACCGAGCTGGAAGCCTTCCGCGTGGCGCAGAAGGCGGTAGCGGAGAAGGCCGGAGTCAAGCTGACCGTGCTGCCGCTGCTGCTCAAGGCCTGCGCCTACCTGCTGCGTGAGCTGCCGGACTTCAACAGCTCGTTGGCGCCGAGCGGCAAGGCGCTGATCCGCAAGAAGTACGTGCATATCGGTTTCGCCGTGGACACCCCGGACGGCCTGCTGGTCCCGGTGATACGCGACGTCGACCAGAAGAGCCTGCTGCAGCTGGCTGCCGAGGCCGCCGAACTGGCGGAGAAGGCGCGCACCAAGAAACTCTCGGTGGACGCCATGCAGGGCGCCTGTTTCACCATCTCCAGCCTCGGCCATATTGGCGGCACCGGCTTCACGCCGATCGTCAATGCGCCGGAAGTGGCGATCCTCGGGGTGAGCAAGGCGACCATGCAGCCAGTGTGGGACGGCAAGGCCTTCCAGCCGCGCCTGACCCTGCCGCTGTCGTTGTCCTACGATCACCGGGTAATCAACGGCGCCGCCGCCGCGCGCTTCACCAAGCGCCTCGGCGAGGTGCTCGGCGATATCCGCACGATGTTGCTGTAA
- a CDS encoding EAL domain-containing protein encodes MKSHPDAASRTAAEVVTQLPVPSRLGMLRFERLNEASWALLYLDPTCERQLGVAASDLCALIDSPFASLMEPEARYRLHDAIQQQLAANQHYTVRYNLHSPRGTLSLLEIGEPYLLHNRPLLRGYLLVTAKQDDSPGERLQELEAQNVKLQASVELYQRAQDEHLQHLIRSRAQQSLIVRLARHRYRALDPLREAAELITQAACETYDVARASVWLLQGDNLQPVAMYRRDIDRHELPTAIDARPYPQYLEALHSGRAIDAHNALLDPRTAELAQDYLKPLGINAMLDASVRLGGEVVGVLCLEHIGAPRIWQSDEVAFAGELADQFAQVMSHQQRRDATSALHLFQRAVEQSASAFLLIDRDGLVEYVNPSFTSITQYSSEEVHGRRISDLPALENLGDVLFDPQSGLAERSSWQGEFRSRRKNFEPYWGQLSISKVYNDDGELTHYIGIYEDITQGKLAQQRIERLAYSDNLTGLGNRPYFIRSLEERFARNNGRPFNLLLVDIDNFKRINDSLGHQTGDKLLSSLARRLRNSLNQNTSLARFASNEFAVLLDGADEQGGLQLAAEILLTLDKPLFVDNQLISVTASVGLACAPAHGDDPHVLMKHAGLALHKAKANGKNQVQIFTEALNAEAHYKLFVENNLRRALTQNELEVYYQPKLCLKTGQLTGLEALLRWLHPDKGMINPEQFISVAEETGLIIPIGKWVARQACRVSLELAALGMGQVQVAINLSPKQFTDPDLVGSIAAILDEEQLPPHLLELELTESLLLEGTDDTRQQVARLKALGLTLAMDDFGTGYSSLSYLKKFPIDVIKIDRSFIKDIPENQDDMEITSAVIAMAHNLKLKVVAEGIETAAQLAFLRRHKCDVGQGYLFDRPISSRELIERLRRYPCRGA; translated from the coding sequence ATGAAAAGCCATCCCGATGCCGCCAGCCGTACGGCGGCCGAGGTTGTGACGCAGTTGCCAGTGCCATCGCGCCTGGGAATGCTGCGCTTCGAGCGTTTGAACGAGGCCAGCTGGGCCTTGCTCTACCTGGACCCGACCTGCGAACGCCAACTGGGCGTCGCGGCCAGCGACCTCTGCGCACTGATCGACTCGCCTTTCGCCAGCCTGATGGAGCCGGAAGCACGCTACCGCCTGCACGACGCCATCCAGCAGCAACTGGCCGCCAACCAGCACTATACGGTGCGCTACAACCTGCACTCGCCGCGCGGCACCCTCAGCCTGCTGGAAATCGGCGAACCCTATCTGCTGCACAACCGTCCGCTGCTGCGCGGCTATCTGCTGGTCACCGCCAAGCAGGACGACAGCCCCGGCGAACGCCTGCAGGAACTCGAAGCGCAGAACGTCAAGCTGCAGGCCTCCGTCGAGCTGTACCAGCGCGCCCAGGATGAGCACCTGCAGCACCTGATCCGCTCGCGCGCCCAGCAGAGCCTGATCGTGCGCCTGGCGCGCCATCGCTACCGCGCCCTGGACCCGCTCAGGGAAGCCGCCGAGCTGATCACCCAGGCTGCCTGCGAAACCTACGACGTGGCCCGCGCCAGTGTCTGGCTGCTGCAGGGCGACAACCTGCAGCCGGTGGCCATGTACCGCCGCGACATCGACCGCCACGAGCTGCCGACCGCCATCGATGCGCGCCCCTACCCGCAGTACCTGGAAGCCCTGCACAGCGGCCGCGCCATCGACGCGCACAACGCCCTGCTCGACCCGCGCACCGCCGAACTGGCGCAGGACTACCTGAAGCCGCTGGGCATCAATGCCATGCTCGACGCCAGCGTGCGCCTGGGTGGCGAGGTGGTCGGCGTGCTGTGCCTGGAACACATCGGCGCACCGCGGATCTGGCAGAGCGACGAAGTGGCCTTCGCCGGCGAGCTGGCCGATCAGTTCGCCCAGGTCATGAGCCATCAGCAGCGGCGTGACGCCACCAGCGCCCTGCACCTGTTCCAGCGCGCCGTCGAACAGAGCGCCAGCGCCTTCCTGCTGATCGACCGCGACGGCCTGGTGGAGTACGTCAACCCGAGCTTCACCTCGATCACCCAGTACAGCAGCGAGGAAGTCCACGGCCGACGCATCTCCGACCTGCCAGCCCTGGAAAACCTCGGCGACGTGCTGTTCGATCCACAGTCGGGGCTGGCCGAACGCAGCAGCTGGCAGGGCGAATTCCGCAGCCGGCGCAAGAACTTCGAGCCCTACTGGGGCCAGCTGTCGATCTCCAAGGTGTACAACGACGACGGCGAACTGACCCACTACATCGGCATCTACGAAGACATCACCCAGGGCAAGCTGGCCCAACAGCGCATCGAGCGCCTGGCCTACAGCGACAACCTCACCGGTCTGGGCAATCGACCGTATTTCATCCGCAGCCTGGAAGAGCGCTTCGCGCGCAACAACGGGCGGCCGTTCAATCTGCTGCTGGTCGACATCGACAACTTCAAGCGGATCAACGACAGCCTCGGCCACCAGACCGGCGACAAGCTGCTGTCGAGCCTGGCCCGCCGCCTGCGCAACAGCCTGAACCAGAACACCAGCCTGGCGCGCTTCGCCAGCAACGAATTCGCCGTGCTGCTGGATGGCGCCGATGAGCAGGGCGGCCTGCAGCTGGCGGCGGAAATCCTCCTGACCCTGGACAAGCCGCTGTTCGTCGACAATCAACTGATCAGCGTCACCGCCTCGGTCGGCCTGGCCTGTGCGCCGGCCCACGGCGACGATCCGCATGTGCTGATGAAGCACGCCGGCCTGGCCCTGCATAAGGCCAAGGCCAATGGCAAGAACCAGGTGCAGATCTTCACCGAGGCGCTGAACGCCGAGGCGCACTACAAGTTGTTCGTCGAGAACAACCTGCGCCGCGCCCTCACCCAAAACGAGCTGGAGGTCTACTACCAGCCCAAGCTGTGCCTCAAGACCGGCCAGCTCACCGGCCTGGAAGCCCTGCTGCGCTGGCTGCATCCGGACAAAGGCATGATCAACCCGGAGCAGTTCATCAGCGTCGCCGAGGAAACCGGGCTGATCATCCCGATCGGCAAGTGGGTGGCGCGCCAGGCCTGCCGCGTCAGCCTGGAGCTGGCCGCCCTGGGCATGGGCCAGGTACAGGTGGCGATCAACCTGTCGCCCAAGCAGTTCACCGACCCCGACCTGGTCGGCTCGATCGCCGCCATCCTCGACGAGGAACAGCTGCCGCCGCACCTGCTGGAGCTGGAGCTGACCGAGAGCCTGCTGCTCGAAGGCACTGACGACACCCGCCAGCAAGTCGCCCGCCTCAAGGCCCTGGGCCTGACCCTGGCGATGGACGACTTCGGCACCGGCTACTCCTCGCTGAGCTACCTGAAGAAGTTCCCGATCGACGTGATCAAGATCGACCGCAGCTTCATCAAGGACATCCCCGAGAACCAGGACGACATGGAGATCACCTCGGCAGTGATCGCCATGGCCCACAACCTCAAGCTCAAGGTGGTCGCCGAAGGCATCGAGACTGCCGCCCAGCTGGCCTTCCTGCGTCGCCACAAGTGCGACGTCGGCCAGGGCTACCTGTTCGACCGGCCGATCTCCAGCCGCGAGCTGATCGAGCGCCTGCGCCGCTATCCCTGTCGGGGCGCGTAA